One Aerococcus urinaeequi DNA segment encodes these proteins:
- a CDS encoding isocitrate lyase/phosphoenolpyruvate mutase family protein produces MTLLADLKQAPTAIIPACGDGHTFQMLANSKAPAIFLSGQLTTDHLIAEGDQGLLSITEYKNYAFSLGLKKAQPLLLDLQSGFGNPLNTYYAAKELERSGADIMILSDQKYPAHNTDQPATTTAEDFIGKIRAGLDGIENSDIEIWARLEGLHEYGLEGFKDRARYAYNAGAKAIILDHYTDADLETLAKADLPLPLLATLKAGQTAKAIDADNFYGYLDLGHLALAAHKALETAMADLLK; encoded by the coding sequence ATGACATTATTAGCAGATTTAAAACAAGCTCCCACAGCGATCATTCCCGCTTGTGGCGACGGCCATACTTTTCAAATGTTAGCCAACAGCAAGGCACCAGCCATTTTCCTATCTGGTCAATTAACCACTGACCATTTAATTGCGGAGGGTGACCAAGGGTTGTTGTCGATCACTGAATATAAAAATTATGCATTCAGTTTGGGATTGAAGAAGGCGCAACCCTTGTTGTTAGATCTACAATCGGGATTTGGGAATCCTTTAAACACCTACTATGCAGCAAAAGAATTGGAACGTTCGGGTGCGGACATCATGATTTTATCAGATCAAAAATACCCGGCCCACAACACTGATCAACCAGCCACAACCACTGCGGAGGACTTCATTGGGAAAATTCGCGCAGGACTTGACGGCATTGAAAACTCAGACATTGAAATTTGGGCGCGGCTAGAAGGTTTGCATGAATACGGTCTAGAAGGATTTAAAGACCGAGCACGATATGCCTATAACGCGGGTGCCAAAGCCATTATCTTAGACCACTATACAGACGCTGATCTAGAAACCCTAGCCAAGGCTGATTTACCATTGCCATTATTAGCTACATTAAAAGCAGGGCAAACAGCTAAAGCAATTGACGCCGATAACTTCTACGGTTATCTAGATTTAGGCCATTTAGCCTTAGCCGCTCACAAAGCACTTGAAACCGCCATGGCAGACTTATTGAAGTAA
- the hisF gene encoding imidazole glycerol phosphate synthase subunit HisF, producing MKKIIPCLDTRDGKLVKGVHFVDVKELGDPVDFAKKYSDAGADELVILDITKTTDGHQLRTQMIADVANAIDIPLTVGGGIASVQDIQDALDAGASKVGINSAAVKNPDFINEAVAKFGSDAVTIAVDMAYDEAKGDYFVYTNAGQTQIDINALEWCKECEERGAGALLITSIDTDGAYTGFDIPFLKLASETVSIPIIASGGASGIQDFIDLFQQTNLEAGLAASIFHKGEVAIEDLKAALIAEGID from the coding sequence ATGAAAAAGATTATTCCATGTTTAGATACGCGCGACGGTAAATTAGTCAAAGGTGTTCACTTTGTAGATGTAAAAGAGTTAGGGGACCCCGTTGATTTTGCCAAAAAATATTCAGACGCAGGTGCTGATGAATTAGTCATCCTAGATATTACGAAAACGACTGACGGTCACCAATTACGTACGCAAATGATTGCGGATGTAGCCAACGCTATTGATATTCCATTGACTGTTGGTGGGGGAATAGCCTCTGTTCAAGATATTCAAGACGCTCTTGATGCAGGTGCCAGCAAAGTCGGTATTAACTCAGCGGCTGTAAAAAATCCTGACTTCATTAATGAAGCGGTAGCCAAATTCGGTTCTGATGCGGTAACGATTGCCGTAGATATGGCTTATGATGAAGCGAAAGGTGACTACTTCGTGTACACTAACGCAGGTCAAACGCAAATCGACATTAACGCCCTTGAATGGTGTAAAGAGTGTGAAGAACGCGGTGCTGGCGCCTTACTAATCACTTCAATTGATACTGACGGTGCCTACACAGGTTTTGATATTCCATTCTTGAAATTGGCTTCTGAGACCGTTTCGATTCCAATTATCGCTTCAGGTGGTGCGAGCGGTATCCAAGATTTCATTGACTTGTTCCAACAAACAAACCTAGAGGCAGGACTTGCGGCATCTATTTTCCACAAGGGAGAAGTAGCGATCGAAGATTTAAAAGCAGCACTTATCGCAGAAGGGATTGACTAG
- a CDS encoding isocitrate lyase/PEP mutase family protein, producing the protein MLKNERIRKQFKNHIYSGKALQLPVAPDALAAKIAEKLGFDAVFSAGYATSASAFAMPDRGVTDFGKSLERTRDIINAVDIPVFADSDTGYGDLENVRRTVENYEAIGAAGIFIEDQVWPKRCGHMSGKMVEPTETLEEKIKVAVAARKNDDFLIMSRTDARTVYDLEEAIERSRRYKAAGADLIFIESPRSFEEFEEIHEAFPDTFMMANMIEGGLTPLTKTAELEKLGFNIIVYPTALTYAQAYTEKNLLQTLLDEGTTENYQDKMITFDEFNDFIGLDEVNQRDSAYAPENMLKYMN; encoded by the coding sequence ATGTTAAAAAACGAAAGAATACGTAAGCAATTTAAAAATCATATTTATTCAGGTAAGGCGTTACAGCTACCTGTAGCACCGGATGCCTTAGCAGCAAAGATCGCTGAAAAACTAGGTTTTGATGCGGTCTTCTCAGCCGGTTATGCAACCTCTGCTTCAGCCTTTGCCATGCCAGACCGCGGGGTAACAGATTTTGGTAAGTCCCTAGAACGCACTCGGGACATCATCAATGCCGTTGATATTCCGGTATTCGCCGATTCAGACACTGGATACGGTGACTTGGAAAATGTACGCCGGACGGTTGAAAATTACGAAGCTATTGGTGCAGCTGGCATCTTCATTGAAGACCAGGTTTGGCCCAAACGTTGCGGGCACATGTCTGGGAAAATGGTTGAACCAACTGAAACCCTAGAAGAAAAAATCAAGGTGGCAGTAGCAGCTCGTAAAAACGATGATTTCTTAATCATGTCAAGAACAGATGCAAGAACCGTTTATGACTTAGAAGAAGCTATTGAACGTAGCCGTCGCTATAAGGCTGCTGGGGCTGATTTAATCTTTATCGAATCACCACGAAGCTTTGAAGAATTTGAAGAAATTCACGAAGCCTTCCCAGACACCTTTATGATGGCCAACATGATTGAAGGTGGGTTAACACCATTAACTAAGACCGCTGAACTAGAAAAATTAGGTTTCAATATTATCGTATACCCAACGGCCTTAACATACGCTCAAGCCTATACAGAAAAGAACCTACTACAAACCTTGTTAGATGAAGGCACAACCGAAAACTACCAGGACAAGATGATTACATTTGACGAATTCAACGACTTTATTGGTTTAGATGAAGTCAACCAAAGAGATAGTGCATACGCACCAGAGAATATGTTGAAATACATGAATTAA
- the hisB gene encoding imidazoleglycerol-phosphate dehydratase HisB: MKIKERNTLETQIKLGLAKTDGSEQTSINTGVGFLDHMLTLFTFHSGLDLYVEAKGDTWVDDHHVTEDIGILLGEAIRDLYQAQPSYERYGSYFLPMDETLARVVLDLSGRPVLVYDANFSAEKVGAFDTELVKEFFYAVAMNARMTLHIDLLKNGNTHHEIEGIFKAFARALKIALKETDGGVPSSKGLIQ; the protein is encoded by the coding sequence TTGAAGATTAAAGAGCGGAATACCTTAGAAACGCAAATCAAGCTGGGCCTGGCTAAGACGGATGGGTCTGAACAAACATCCATCAATACTGGCGTGGGTTTCCTTGACCACATGTTAACCCTATTTACCTTCCATTCGGGCCTTGATTTATATGTTGAAGCCAAGGGGGACACTTGGGTTGATGACCATCATGTCACTGAAGATATTGGGATTTTACTGGGTGAAGCTATTCGTGACCTTTACCAAGCCCAACCTTCATACGAACGGTACGGATCATATTTTTTGCCCATGGACGAAACCTTAGCCCGTGTCGTATTAGACTTATCAGGCCGACCAGTCTTAGTTTATGACGCCAACTTTTCAGCTGAAAAAGTGGGGGCCTTTGATACCGAACTTGTCAAAGAATTCTTCTACGCCGTAGCTATGAACGCTCGCATGACACTACATATTGACCTATTGAAAAACGGCAACACCCACCACGAAATCGAAGGCATTTTTAAAGCATTCGCCCGTGCCCTAAAAATCGCTTTGAAAGAAACAGACGGCGGCGTCCCATCCTCAAAAGGATTGATTCAATAA
- the hisG gene encoding ATP phosphoribosyltransferase, producing MITVALAKGRVYKAFNKFLADKDLNDYAEALTDSGRDLFREVGGVKFIFAKGKDVPTYVEQGVADLGVVGSDTIAEKLFNVLNVSELPFGQCRLAIAGPTNLDESDIKVVATSFPNITRKYFNQQKQDVSLIFLNGSVELAPILGLADAIVDIVQTGTTLKENDLEEYKTILPVQARLIANKQSFYTKEKEIYKFMQEIEVV from the coding sequence ATGATTACTGTGGCTTTAGCAAAGGGTCGTGTTTACAAGGCTTTCAATAAATTTTTAGCAGATAAGGATTTAAATGACTATGCGGAGGCCTTGACAGATAGTGGTCGTGATCTCTTCCGTGAGGTTGGCGGGGTTAAATTCATTTTCGCAAAAGGAAAAGATGTCCCTACTTATGTGGAGCAGGGGGTTGCGGACCTCGGTGTTGTAGGGTCTGACACGATTGCCGAAAAGTTGTTCAATGTCTTGAATGTGTCTGAATTGCCATTTGGTCAATGTCGACTAGCGATTGCCGGGCCTACTAACTTGGATGAATCAGATATCAAAGTGGTGGCAACATCATTTCCAAATATTACCCGCAAGTACTTTAACCAACAAAAGCAAGATGTATCGTTAATCTTCTTAAACGGTTCGGTTGAATTGGCACCGATTCTAGGCTTAGCTGATGCGATTGTGGATATTGTCCAAACTGGGACAACCTTAAAAGAAAATGACCTAGAGGAGTACAAAACTATTTTGCCGGTACAAGCACGACTGATTGCCAACAAGCAGTCATTCTATACGAAAGAGAAGGAAATCTACAAGTTTATGCAAGAAATTGAGGTGGTATAA
- the hisD gene encoding histidinol dehydrogenase yields the protein MDVAAFQAAFSTKNQETVDLNRLVAVQEMIQAVQASGDQAVIDYTNQFDGQAYTNPEDFKVSFERLKASWDNLDPTLKEALRIAKDRIERYEQAALYSDRPGEEISYVYNALDSAGFYIPGGKALYPSTVLMTVVPALVAGVEKLVVTTPVFTEESVTFAALYLCGIRDNVYAIGGAQAVAAMAYGTETIPRVDKICGPGNAYVATAKRLVNGDVSIDAIAGPSEILLYVDETIPVDAIVYDIFAQAEHDQDARTFLLCESEDFLGKIADRMQVLLPSQKRADIIEASVKNNHYAICDTREQLIAVLNDIAPEHVSIQHTAQDEIVEQIKYAGAVFKGYYAMEAIGDYVAGPSHVLPTGRTARFSHGLTANDFRTSHAIINTSKASYEAIGPAGQAIAEAEGLDCHAQSIAIRKEG from the coding sequence GTGGATGTAGCAGCATTTCAAGCGGCATTTAGCACAAAGAATCAAGAGACAGTAGACCTAAACCGGTTGGTGGCTGTGCAAGAGATGATTCAAGCGGTTCAGGCAAGTGGAGACCAGGCAGTCATTGACTATACTAACCAATTCGATGGGCAAGCCTATACGAATCCAGAAGATTTTAAAGTTTCCTTTGAACGTTTAAAAGCGTCTTGGGACAACTTAGATCCAACTTTAAAAGAAGCTTTGCGGATTGCTAAAGACCGAATTGAACGTTATGAACAAGCTGCCTTATACTCAGACCGACCAGGGGAAGAAATTTCCTATGTTTACAACGCTTTAGATAGTGCAGGATTTTATATTCCTGGTGGGAAGGCCTTGTACCCGTCAACAGTTTTGATGACGGTTGTGCCAGCCCTTGTTGCGGGGGTCGAAAAATTGGTGGTGACAACGCCTGTTTTCACGGAAGAATCAGTGACTTTCGCAGCCTTATACTTATGCGGGATCCGAGACAATGTGTATGCGATTGGTGGGGCGCAAGCCGTTGCTGCTATGGCTTACGGGACGGAAACGATTCCTAGGGTAGACAAGATTTGTGGTCCAGGGAATGCCTATGTGGCGACTGCCAAACGGTTGGTCAACGGGGATGTATCGATTGATGCTATTGCTGGGCCGAGTGAAATCCTCCTATATGTGGATGAAACGATTCCGGTTGATGCCATTGTTTACGATATTTTCGCTCAGGCGGAACATGACCAAGACGCTCGGACTTTCCTCTTATGTGAGTCAGAAGATTTTCTTGGCAAAATAGCCGACCGCATGCAAGTTTTGTTGCCGAGCCAAAAAAGAGCGGACATTATTGAAGCTTCAGTTAAAAACAATCACTATGCAATCTGTGATACGAGAGAGCAATTGATCGCCGTATTGAATGACATTGCACCAGAGCACGTGTCCATTCAACATACAGCTCAAGATGAGATTGTTGAACAAATCAAATACGCGGGTGCTGTTTTCAAAGGCTACTACGCTATGGAAGCTATTGGTGACTATGTGGCAGGGCCATCGCATGTCTTACCAACTGGGCGGACTGCCCGGTTCTCGCATGGTTTAACCGCCAATGATTTCCGGACTTCACATGCTATTATTAATACATCAAAAGCCAGCTATGAAGCTATTGGGCCAGCTGGTCAAGCGATTGCTGAGGCTGAAGGTCTGGATTGCCATGCTCAGTCAATTGCCATTCGAAAGGAAGGGTAA
- a CDS encoding SLC13 family permease, producing MTYMLLIIGAIILAIFLGEKFDVNAGIVGVVFAYILGSFMIGLSPDEIFALWPVELFMMIFGVSFFFNFANENGTLEIIGHHLIYAFRNHLFWLPFGFFFAAALISGLGGSIWGSVPIVGFLALNIAKENNLDTRIIAIAVIEGALAGGIFPFGPLGAIVQGLMASTGFADMAQEISWQLFIVSAIYPILLLLFLMFRDRKNDAYKQVELKAPEALNPKQKQTLTLMTIFIGIMLIFPIIDNFTGGSIPFIASISDSLNLGLMGIVFGVIAYMFELADGQKVLNRTPWSVIWMTCGISLLIGVGVQVGITESLAALISYVPWPIIPVTIALLCGCMSIFSSTIGVIAPLFFTTLPALYATTGWSPAIMAVCIIIGGFAATVTPFSDGGSLLLASSGYLGKDQKDLYNTLLFRVTPFTVGSAAITALTLSIIHSI from the coding sequence ATGACTTATATGTTGTTAATCATAGGCGCAATTATACTAGCTATCTTCTTAGGGGAAAAATTTGATGTCAATGCAGGGATAGTTGGGGTCGTCTTTGCTTACATACTAGGTTCTTTCATGATTGGACTTAGTCCCGATGAGATTTTTGCCTTGTGGCCAGTTGAATTATTTATGATGATCTTCGGGGTTTCCTTCTTCTTCAACTTTGCCAATGAGAATGGGACCTTAGAAATTATCGGCCACCACTTGATCTATGCCTTTAGAAACCACCTATTTTGGTTACCCTTTGGCTTCTTCTTCGCCGCAGCCCTAATTTCAGGATTGGGCGGGTCCATTTGGGGATCGGTACCTATCGTTGGTTTCCTAGCTTTAAATATCGCTAAGGAAAACAATTTAGACACCCGAATCATCGCCATTGCCGTAATCGAAGGGGCACTTGCTGGTGGTATATTTCCATTCGGACCCCTTGGCGCTATCGTTCAAGGTTTGATGGCTTCCACAGGCTTCGCCGATATGGCCCAAGAAATTTCATGGCAATTATTTATCGTATCCGCCATTTATCCAATTTTATTGCTATTATTCTTAATGTTTAGAGACCGGAAAAATGACGCCTACAAGCAAGTAGAGTTGAAAGCACCAGAAGCCTTAAATCCTAAACAAAAGCAGACTTTAACCCTAATGACCATTTTCATTGGTATTATGTTAATCTTTCCTATCATCGATAACTTTACTGGTGGGTCAATCCCATTCATCGCCTCTATTAGTGATTCACTAAACCTAGGTTTAATGGGGATTGTATTTGGGGTTATTGCCTACATGTTTGAATTAGCAGACGGACAAAAAGTACTCAACCGGACACCTTGGTCAGTAATCTGGATGACTTGTGGGATTTCATTATTAATTGGGGTAGGGGTTCAAGTAGGGATTACTGAGTCGCTAGCAGCCTTAATTTCTTATGTACCATGGCCAATTATTCCAGTAACCATCGCCTTACTATGTGGTTGTATGTCAATTTTCTCCTCAACTATTGGGGTTATTGCACCACTATTCTTTACAACATTGCCTGCCCTATACGCAACAACAGGTTGGAGTCCAGCCATCATGGCCGTTTGTATTATTATCGGTGGATTTGCAGCAACCGTTACACCATTCTCGGATGGCGGTAGTTTACTACTCGCTTCATCAGGATACCTAGGAAAAGACCAAAAAGACTTGTACAACACCTTACTATTTAGGGTAACACCTTTTACAGTTGGGTCAGCAGCTATTACGGCCTTGACCTTATCAATTATCCACAGCATTTAA
- a CDS encoding ATP phosphoribosyltransferase regulatory subunit produces MATSYVLQRISLARDYLETVSNAGFQLIDLNMVEPFDGDGKAEYPSNIVFEKEGQLYAIRSDWTRSILNYMKTYDLKQDNFAYYGPMVRDHQSTYQAGVELVEPSASQMANTIELHLDFVEQMSQASFNMIVVNNEEILDKYIEKFAFGPEIKGYVIEKNLSALGNTIGKDHYFYQLMAKPVSAQFDLVKKDFGDTEEMAVIHLLKDTLEKRNTKMVLDLSFRSPQKYYNGFYFQAFLQGNSKPIFSGGQYANGWFGIGLNLSKGGFL; encoded by the coding sequence ATGGCAACATCTTACGTATTACAACGAATTTCATTAGCGAGAGATTATCTTGAAACAGTATCGAATGCTGGTTTCCAATTAATTGATTTGAATATGGTTGAACCATTCGATGGGGACGGCAAAGCCGAATACCCAAGCAACATTGTATTTGAAAAGGAAGGGCAATTATATGCCATTCGTAGTGACTGGACTCGGTCCATTTTAAATTACATGAAGACTTACGATCTTAAACAAGATAACTTCGCATACTATGGTCCAATGGTGAGAGACCACCAATCAACTTACCAAGCAGGTGTTGAATTAGTGGAACCAAGTGCTAGTCAAATGGCTAATACCATTGAACTGCATTTAGATTTCGTTGAACAGATGAGTCAAGCGTCTTTCAATATGATTGTTGTAAACAACGAAGAAATTTTAGATAAATACATTGAAAAATTTGCTTTTGGTCCTGAAATTAAGGGCTATGTAATTGAAAAGAACTTGTCGGCTCTAGGTAACACCATTGGTAAAGACCATTATTTCTACCAGTTAATGGCTAAGCCGGTATCAGCACAATTTGATTTAGTGAAGAAAGACTTTGGCGATACGGAGGAAATGGCTGTGATTCATTTGCTTAAAGATACGCTTGAAAAGCGAAACACCAAAATGGTGCTTGATTTATCATTCCGGTCGCCGCAAAAATACTACAACGGCTTTTATTTCCAAGCCTTTTTACAAGGGAATTCCAAACCTATCTTCTCAGGTGGACAGTACGCTAACGGCTGGTTTGGGATTGGATTGAATTTATCTAAAGGAGGATTTCTATGA
- a CDS encoding HisA/HisF-related TIM barrel protein: MEIIPAIDLIDGKSVRLQQGDYDKQVVMPMSAAEAVTYYSQFPQVTRIHVVDLIGATKQAAVEGDTVEVLKSLTDIPLEIGGGIRDLETIDLYDKLGIDYFILGTRAIMDVPWLKEAVAKYPGRIYVGLDCKDEAIYINGWKEASGRYIQEYLEEIADLDIAGIIYTDIYKDGMEAGPNVEKTGQIQRITKHQVVASGGVRSRHDLDALEAQGVNQAIVGKAAQNPSFWEGL; the protein is encoded by the coding sequence ATGGAAATTATCCCTGCTATTGACCTGATTGATGGCAAAAGCGTTCGCTTACAACAAGGTGACTATGACAAACAAGTCGTCATGCCGATGTCAGCAGCCGAAGCGGTGACCTACTACAGCCAATTCCCACAGGTGACGAGAATTCACGTGGTGGACTTGATTGGCGCTACTAAACAAGCGGCTGTTGAAGGTGACACTGTTGAAGTTTTAAAATCTCTAACTGATATTCCTTTAGAAATCGGTGGCGGTATCCGCGACTTAGAAACTATCGATTTATACGATAAATTAGGCATTGACTACTTCATTCTAGGTACAAGAGCCATCATGGATGTGCCTTGGTTAAAAGAAGCTGTCGCTAAGTATCCTGGCCGTATCTATGTTGGTCTAGATTGTAAAGATGAAGCGATTTATATCAATGGTTGGAAAGAGGCATCTGGCCGCTACATCCAAGAATACCTTGAAGAAATTGCCGACTTAGATATCGCCGGCATTATCTATACTGATATTTATAAAGATGGCATGGAAGCCGGCCCTAATGTAGAGAAGACGGGCCAAATCCAACGTATCACCAAACACCAAGTCGTTGCTTCTGGCGGTGTGAGGAGCCGGCATGATTTAGATGCCCTTGAAGCACAAGGCGTAAACCAAGCAATTGTCGGAAAAGCTGCACAGAATCCAAGTTTTTGGGAAGGACTGTAA
- the hisIE gene encoding bifunctional phosphoribosyl-AMP cyclohydrolase/phosphoribosyl-ATP diphosphatase HisIE, producing the protein MTAIDFGKNGGLVPAILQDYRTNQVLMLGYMNEEAYELTVSEGVAWFYSRSKGRLWKKGETSGNLQEVVKIELDCDQDTLLVQVRPTGPTCHTGSQSCFGDDFFNLNILEKTVVDKVGNPKEGSYTSYLMEQGLDKILKKCGEEMTEVVIAAKNAQAGQGNDELVSETSDLLYHLLVLLVERGLSLTDIEAALNTRHGQYHTYSVRKEIEDY; encoded by the coding sequence ATGACAGCAATTGATTTTGGCAAAAACGGTGGGCTTGTCCCAGCTATCTTGCAAGATTACCGGACAAATCAAGTCTTAATGTTGGGTTACATGAATGAAGAAGCTTACGAACTAACGGTAAGTGAAGGTGTAGCTTGGTTTTATTCACGTTCTAAAGGACGTCTTTGGAAAAAGGGTGAAACTTCAGGCAACTTGCAAGAAGTGGTAAAAATTGAGTTGGACTGTGACCAAGATACCCTATTGGTACAGGTGCGCCCAACTGGCCCAACTTGCCATACGGGTAGCCAGTCATGTTTTGGAGATGATTTCTTCAACTTGAATATCCTTGAAAAAACGGTGGTCGACAAAGTGGGCAATCCTAAAGAAGGGTCGTATACGTCTTACTTGATGGAACAGGGTTTGGATAAGATTCTTAAAAAATGCGGGGAGGAAATGACGGAAGTCGTGATCGCCGCGAAAAATGCCCAGGCCGGTCAAGGAAATGATGAATTAGTATCTGAAACCAGTGACTTACTTTACCACCTGCTAGTTTTATTAGTTGAAAGAGGCCTGTCGTTAACAGATATTGAAGCAGCCTTAAATACCCGTCACGGCCAATATCATACCTATTCTGTCCGTAAAGAAATCGAAGATTATTAA
- a CDS encoding GntR family transcriptional regulator, with the protein MAKYEEVAGALVRYINENELNADDKLPSIQEMVDYYQVSKNTVLSALNDLEKQGLIYQVRGSGVYVRGNQRKGYINLLNLGGFNSTLSQFKIDSKVLSLALIAPTEEAVENLKIDDPAKTKVYHVTRIRYIEGRPFCVEESYFDKDIIPYLSEEIASNSIFDYITEDLEIPIGYGDHFLRVGKLKAEQANHLNLSEGDPCLKTESIFHLNNGKPFDYSKVTYHFEETQFFIQGASTQYRY; encoded by the coding sequence ATGGCTAAATACGAAGAGGTAGCTGGCGCGTTGGTCCGCTACATCAATGAAAATGAATTAAATGCAGATGATAAGTTACCCAGTATCCAAGAAATGGTGGACTACTACCAAGTGAGTAAGAATACGGTATTATCTGCCTTAAATGACTTAGAGAAACAAGGGTTAATCTACCAAGTACGTGGTTCTGGAGTATATGTACGCGGTAATCAACGTAAGGGTTATATCAACCTATTAAACCTAGGTGGGTTTAATTCAACCTTGAGCCAATTTAAAATCGATTCTAAAGTTTTATCCCTTGCTTTAATTGCACCAACTGAGGAAGCGGTAGAGAATTTAAAAATTGATGACCCAGCAAAAACAAAGGTCTACCATGTTACCCGCATCCGCTACATCGAAGGGCGCCCCTTCTGTGTGGAGGAGTCTTATTTTGACAAGGATATAATCCCTTACTTAAGTGAAGAAATTGCTTCAAATTCCATCTTCGACTATATTACAGAAGATCTGGAAATTCCAATTGGCTATGGTGACCACTTCTTGCGTGTTGGGAAATTGAAGGCTGAGCAAGCTAACCATTTAAATTTAAGTGAAGGCGATCCTTGTTTAAAAACAGAGTCGATCTTCCATTTAAATAATGGGAAACCGTTCGACTATTCTAAAGTCACTTACCACTTTGAGGAAACACAATTCTTTATTCAAGGTGCGAGCACTCAATACCGTTATTAA
- a CDS encoding pyridoxal phosphate-dependent aminotransferase, with translation MKTEDYLKTIEVNQEGDTVIMNRNTSPIRPLSDQDIVDAVLATPFNQYPEDEEANFIAAYANYAGLNPKNVAVANGSDEWIQKLIIQFGRGGVLAVDPDFFMYQDYANQLDFPFFQVESEKDFTFTLDTIIGALDEFKPSLFFLSNPQNPTGQQFSEEFLQNLADETADRDITFVIDEAYIEFGQDYQRPDNDNVLFIRTLSKIYGVAGLRVGIAFGQGPRFDKLKEINHPYPMNSVSLNLASKLFEDTKRLDEWVNYQRDIKQELQEAFDQVADLVTVIPSATNFVFIFGDLVPDLDQYLADNGFVGRKYADGKMVNAARYSVIDSAEYPKLKATIKAWREQIED, from the coding sequence ATGAAAACCGAGGATTATTTAAAAACGATTGAAGTGAATCAAGAGGGTGACACGGTAATTATGAACCGCAACACCTCTCCAATTCGTCCCTTGTCAGATCAAGATATTGTGGATGCGGTCTTGGCCACCCCTTTTAACCAGTATCCTGAAGACGAAGAAGCTAATTTCATCGCGGCGTATGCAAATTACGCCGGTCTTAATCCAAAGAATGTGGCTGTTGCTAACGGGTCAGATGAGTGGATTCAGAAATTGATTATCCAGTTTGGCCGCGGGGGTGTCTTGGCAGTTGATCCTGATTTCTTTATGTACCAGGATTACGCCAACCAGTTGGACTTCCCCTTTTTCCAGGTAGAGAGTGAAAAGGACTTCACTTTTACTTTAGACACAATTATCGGAGCTTTAGATGAATTTAAGCCGTCTTTATTCTTCTTGTCGAACCCGCAAAATCCTACGGGCCAGCAGTTTTCTGAGGAATTTTTACAGAACTTGGCGGATGAAACGGCAGATCGAGATATCACTTTTGTGATCGATGAAGCTTATATTGAATTCGGCCAGGACTATCAACGACCAGATAATGACAACGTCCTATTTATTCGGACCCTATCTAAGATTTATGGGGTAGCGGGTTTACGGGTTGGTATCGCCTTTGGGCAGGGACCTCGTTTCGACAAATTGAAGGAGATTAACCACCCTTATCCTATGAATAGTGTGTCACTAAACCTTGCCAGCAAGCTGTTTGAGGATACCAAGCGACTAGATGAGTGGGTGAATTACCAACGCGATATCAAGCAGGAATTGCAGGAGGCTTTTGACCAGGTTGCTGATCTAGTCACTGTGATTCCGTCCGCAACGAATTTTGTGTTTATCTTTGGCGATTTGGTCCCAGATTTAGACCAGTATTTAGCGGACAATGGCTTCGTTGGCCGTAAGTATGCAGATGGGAAAATGGTAAATGCGGCGCGATATTCGGTAATCGATTCAGCTGAATATCCCAAGTTAAAGGCAACAATCAAAGCATGGAGGGAACAAATTGAAGATTAA